A genomic region of Cannabis sativa cultivar Pink pepper isolate KNU-18-1 chromosome 1, ASM2916894v1, whole genome shotgun sequence contains the following coding sequences:
- the LOC115706338 gene encoding uncharacterized protein LOC115706338 encodes MDPAIPIAALSLILGAFIVLLFFANYFRNRRADVQSLAKPELQPDPKPRSSKSHQTISKKSHSKPHSHASDKDQNKKHHPLDVNTLKGHGDAVTGLCFSSDGRSLATVCADGMIRVFKMDDASSKSFKFLRINLPAGGHPVAVEFCDDASSVVVASQTMTGCSLYMYGEEKTKSSDGANQQTKPPLPEMKWERHKIHDKNGVLTLSGTAATYGTADGSTIIASCSEGTDIILWHGKSGKIVGNVDTNQLKNTMAAISPNGRFIAAAAFTADVKVWEIVYAKDGSVKEVTRVMQLKGHKSAVTWLCFSPNSEQIITASKDNSIRIWNINVRYHMDEDPKTLKVFPIPLHDSNGVTLHYDRLSVSPDGNILAATHGSTLQWLCVETGKVLDTAEKAHDGDITCISWAPKNISTGDGEASLLATASVDKKVKLWAAPPLSS; translated from the exons ATGGATCCTGCCATCCCAATTGCGGCCCTTTCGCTCATTCTCGGTGCTTTCATCGTACTCCTCTTCTTCGCCAATTACTTCCGCAACCGAAGAGCCGATGTTCAATCTCTTGCCAAACCAGAGCTCCAACCCGATCCCAAACCCCGATCCTCAAAGTCTCACCAAACTATCTCCAAAAAGTCCCACTCCAAACCTCACTCTCACGCTTCTGACAAG GACCAAAATAAGAAGCATCACCCGTTGGATGTGAATACTTTGAAAGGTCATGGAGATGCAGTGACAGGATTATGCTTTTCATCTGATGGAAGAAGTCTCGCTACAG TTTGTGCAGATGGGATGATCAGAGTTTTCAAGATGGATGATGCTTCGAGCAAAAGTTTCAA ATTCCTCAGAATAAACTTGCCCGCTGGCGGTCATCCTGTGGCAGTTGAATTCTGTGATGATGCGTCATCTGTGGTTGTGGCTTCTCAAACTATGACCGGTTGTTCCTTATACATGTATGGTGAAGAAAAGACCAAATCTTCTGATGGAGCTAACCAGCAAACCAAGCCTCCTCTTCCTGAAATGAAGTGGGAGCGTCACAAAATCCATGACAAAAATGGTGTCCTCACTTTATCTGGAACTGCCGCTACTTATGGCACTGCTGATGGGAGTACAATAATTGCTTCTTGTTCTGAAG GTACTGACATTATATTGTGGCACGGCAAATCTGGCAAGATTGTGGGTAATGTTGATACAAACCAGCTAAAGAACACCATGGCAGCTATATCACCAAATGGGCGGTTCATTGCAGCAGCAGCTTTTACGGCTGATGTGAAG GTTTGGGAGATTGTATATGCGAAGGATGGTTCAGTGAAGGAGGTTACAAGAGTAATGCAGCTAAAAGGGCACAAG AGTGCGGTGACTTGGTTGTGCTTTTCCCCAAACTCTGAGCAAATCATCACCGCATCAAAAGATAACTCAATTAGAATTTGGAATATTAATG TTCGGTATCATATGGATGAGGATCCAAAAACACTCAAGGTGTTTCCAATTCCACTTCATGATTCAAATGGTGTTACTTTGCACTATGACCGCCTTAGTGTATCTCCTGATGGAAATATATTGGCAGCTACCCATGGCTCGACATTGCAGTGGTTATGTGTTGAAACTGGAAAAGTTTTAGACACTGCTGAGAAGGCTCATGATG GTGACATAACTTGCATTTCATGGGCACCCAAGAACATTTCAACGG GTGATGGGGAAGCATCGCTTTTAGCCACAGCGAGTGTTGATAAGAAGGTGAAGCTGTGGGCAGCTCCACCGCTCTCTTCATAA